One window of the Streptomyces asoensis genome contains the following:
- a CDS encoding ABC transporter permease, with the protein MFFTYLRRELRRRRKAALVVASGLALGIALVIVVTSVSSGMGKAQDKVLQSLYGLGTDMTVTKAASPTASASDRPRFQFDAQDNDSDAEQSTDRVMVQGFQTLSTATVTKVGKQGGVSDAVGGLSLQVLKVDGQFTRGQFQQNGNGNGGQQGGGAGGNGGGNGQPQGEVQGGGANFDVNSYSVYGTDVTEPELGPLTSSTITSGRTFKATENNGKVAVLDSAYAKEKSLKVGSTLTISKVKFSVIGIATADSGDAAANVYLPLTQAQTLSDSKDKVTTIYVKATDSQKIDSVKSTIQKNVSGTTVTTSADLADTVSGSLSTASSLATNVGKWLSIAVLIAAFLVAGLLTSSAVSRRVREFGTLKALGWKSGRVTRQVVGEAMVNGLLGGALGIALGLAGAYVVTAISPTLQAQLGGGGGGGGQGGPGGGGGGFGGGGRQAAAKTLDVALTAPVSVTTVAVAVGLAVAGGLIAGAFGGWRASRLRPADALRRVE; encoded by the coding sequence ATGTTCTTCACCTACCTGAGGCGCGAACTGCGCCGCCGTAGAAAAGCGGCCCTCGTCGTCGCCTCCGGGCTCGCGCTGGGTATCGCGCTCGTCATCGTGGTCACCTCCGTGTCCTCCGGCATGGGGAAGGCCCAGGACAAGGTCCTCCAGTCCCTGTACGGACTGGGTACGGACATGACGGTCACCAAGGCCGCCTCGCCCACCGCGAGCGCCTCGGACCGGCCGCGCTTCCAGTTCGACGCGCAGGACAACGACTCCGACGCGGAGCAGAGCACCGACCGCGTCATGGTGCAGGGCTTCCAGACCCTGTCGACCGCGACCGTCACCAAGGTCGGCAAGCAGGGCGGTGTCTCCGACGCGGTCGGCGGACTCAGCCTCCAGGTCCTCAAGGTCGACGGCCAGTTCACCCGCGGCCAGTTCCAGCAGAACGGCAACGGCAACGGCGGCCAGCAGGGCGGCGGCGCCGGTGGCAACGGCGGCGGCAACGGCCAGCCGCAGGGTGAAGTGCAGGGCGGCGGCGCCAACTTCGACGTCAACAGCTACTCCGTCTACGGCACCGACGTCACCGAGCCCGAGCTCGGCCCGCTGACCTCCTCGACGATCACCAGCGGCCGCACCTTCAAGGCCACGGAGAACAACGGCAAGGTCGCGGTCCTCGACTCGGCGTACGCCAAGGAGAAGTCGCTCAAGGTCGGTTCCACGCTGACCATCAGCAAGGTCAAGTTCTCGGTGATCGGCATCGCCACGGCCGACAGCGGCGACGCCGCCGCCAACGTCTACCTTCCGCTGACCCAGGCTCAGACCCTCAGCGACTCGAAGGACAAGGTCACCACGATCTACGTCAAGGCGACCGACTCCCAGAAGATCGACAGCGTCAAGTCGACGATCCAGAAGAACGTCTCGGGCACCACGGTGACGACCTCCGCCGACCTCGCGGACACCGTCTCCGGCTCCCTCTCCACGGCCTCCTCGCTCGCCACCAACGTCGGCAAGTGGCTGTCCATCGCGGTCCTGATCGCCGCCTTCCTGGTCGCCGGTCTGCTCACCTCCTCGGCGGTCTCCCGCCGCGTCCGTGAGTTCGGCACGCTGAAGGCGCTGGGCTGGAAGTCCGGCCGGGTCACCCGGCAGGTCGTCGGCGAGGCCATGGTCAACGGTCTGCTGGGCGGTGCCCTGGGCATCGCCCTGGGCCTGGCGGGCGCGTACGTCGTGACCGCGATCAGCCCCACGCTCCAGGCCCAGTTGGGCGGCGGCGGTGGCGGCGGGGGCCAGGGCGGTCCCGGCGGTGGCGGCGGCGGCTTCGGCGGTGGCGGTCGCCAGGCGGCGGCCAAGACCCTCGACGTGGCGCTGACGGCGCCGGTGAGCGTCACGACGGTGGCCGTCGCGGTGGGTCTCGCCGTGGCCGGCGGTCTGATCGCCGGGGCGTTCGGCGGCTGGCGCGCCTCGCGGCTGCGCCCGGCCGACGCGCTGCGCCGCGTCGAGTAG
- a CDS encoding ABC transporter ATP-binding protein, with amino-acid sequence MYELRGVTKRYSRGKETVHALAGVDLTIPDGDRLVIQGPTGGGKSTLLQMIGALDRPSEGEIVLDGVDLAKLSEARLTKVRSENIGFVFQSFNLIPTLNAQENVETALVPLGVKVKERRERAAEALRSVGLGERLGHLPSEMSGGQQQRVAIARALVKQPKVLLADEPTGNLDESMRDEIMDVLHTMWKEHGLTFIMVTHDSSIAKKAPRVATIRKGKITVKENAASA; translated from the coding sequence ATGTACGAACTCAGAGGCGTCACCAAGCGCTACAGCCGGGGCAAGGAAACGGTCCACGCCCTCGCCGGCGTCGACCTGACCATCCCGGACGGCGACCGGCTCGTCATCCAGGGCCCCACCGGCGGCGGCAAGTCCACGCTGCTCCAGATGATCGGCGCGCTCGACCGGCCGTCCGAGGGCGAGATCGTCCTCGACGGCGTCGACCTGGCCAAGCTCTCCGAGGCCAGGCTGACGAAGGTGCGCAGCGAGAACATCGGCTTCGTCTTCCAGTCCTTCAACCTCATCCCGACGCTCAACGCGCAGGAGAACGTCGAGACCGCGCTCGTCCCGCTCGGCGTGAAGGTCAAGGAGCGGCGCGAGCGGGCCGCCGAGGCGCTGCGGTCCGTGGGCCTGGGCGAGCGCCTCGGACACCTGCCCTCCGAGATGTCCGGCGGCCAGCAGCAGCGCGTCGCGATCGCCCGCGCGCTGGTGAAGCAGCCGAAGGTGCTGCTCGCCGACGAGCCCACCGGCAACCTCGACGAGAGCATGCGCGACGAGATCATGGACGTGCTGCACACCATGTGGAAGGAGCACGGGCTGACCTTCATCATGGTCACCCACGACTCCTCGATCGCGAAGAAGGCCCCGCGCGTGGCGACGATCCGCAAGGGCAAGATCACGGTGAAGGAGAACGCGGCGTCGGCCTGA
- a CDS encoding L,D-transpeptidase, translating to MEKRVMTDSRRRRGLMTASALLGGVLVLSACSGGESDASDGGGSSSQAKADEAAAKKSSEAQIKITPADGSDNASINNSAAVTVSKGTLTTVTMTTSDGTAVEGALSADKTSWKPNAQLERSTTYKVAAEAKDSGGLVAHENASFTTVSPDNSFIGNFTPEDGSTVGVGMPVSINFNKEITNKAAVQKGVTVTSTSGQEVVCHWFSTQRMDCRPEDYWKENSTVTLKLALDGVEGADGVIGVQQKTVTFKVGRNQVSYVDAKTKQMKITHNGAVIKTIPISAGSPDNKTYEGQMVMSEKFKETRMNGATVGFTDDDGKGEYDIKDVPHAIRLTNSGTFVHGNYWGAKSIFGSVNTSHGCVGLSDTKGANDSGTAGYWFYTNSIVGDVVVVKNTGDKTVSPDNGLNGWNMDWAQWKAGSAV from the coding sequence CGGCGGCGAGAGTGACGCCTCCGACGGCGGAGGCAGCTCCTCGCAGGCCAAGGCCGACGAGGCGGCGGCCAAGAAGTCCTCCGAGGCCCAGATCAAGATCACGCCCGCGGACGGCTCGGACAACGCCTCCATCAACAACTCCGCGGCCGTCACGGTGAGCAAGGGCACGCTCACCACGGTGACGATGACCACCTCCGACGGCACGGCCGTCGAGGGCGCGCTCTCCGCCGACAAGACCAGCTGGAAGCCGAACGCGCAGCTCGAGCGCTCCACCACCTACAAGGTGGCGGCCGAGGCGAAGGACTCGGGCGGCCTCGTGGCGCACGAGAACGCCTCCTTCACCACGGTCTCCCCGGACAACAGCTTCATAGGCAACTTCACGCCGGAGGACGGTTCGACCGTCGGCGTGGGCATGCCCGTGTCGATCAACTTCAACAAGGAGATCACCAACAAGGCGGCCGTGCAGAAGGGCGTCACGGTCACCTCCACCAGCGGTCAGGAAGTCGTCTGCCACTGGTTCTCCACCCAGCGCATGGACTGCCGTCCCGAGGACTACTGGAAGGAGAACTCCACCGTCACGCTGAAGCTCGCGCTCGACGGAGTGGAGGGCGCCGACGGTGTCATCGGGGTCCAGCAGAAGACGGTCACCTTCAAGGTCGGCCGCAACCAGGTCTCCTACGTGGACGCCAAGACCAAGCAGATGAAGATCACGCACAACGGCGCGGTCATCAAGACCATCCCCATCTCGGCCGGCTCGCCCGACAACAAGACGTACGAGGGCCAGATGGTGATGTCGGAGAAGTTCAAGGAGACGCGCATGAACGGCGCGACCGTGGGCTTCACCGATGACGACGGCAAGGGCGAGTACGACATCAAGGACGTGCCGCACGCCATCCGCCTCACCAACTCCGGCACCTTCGTGCACGGCAACTACTGGGGCGCGAAGTCCATCTTCGGCTCGGTGAACACCAGCCACGGCTGCGTGGGTCTGTCCGACACCAAGGGTGCCAACGACTCGGGCACGGCGGGCTACTGGTTCTACACCAACTCCATCGTCGGCGACGTCGTGGTGGTCAAGAACACCGGCGACAAGACCGTGTCCCCGGACAACGGTCTCAACGGCTGGAACATGGACTGGGCGCAGTGGAAGGCGGGTTCGGCCGTCTGA